GCATCGAACAGCCGACCACGGTCGACCAAGCGCCGCCGACCACCGCGCTGAGCGGCCTGGGCGCCGGCGGGGGCCTGTGCACCGACCCCGCCGACGGCTCGCTGTATGTCACCGACCGCACCCCGACCGGCGACCGCCTGCAGCGCATCACCAAGAAGTCGGAGGTCTCCACGGTCTGGACCTGGCCGGACAAGCCGGGGGTCGCCGGCTGTGCCGCGCTGGAGGGCACGGTGCTGGTGAACCTGGTGAACACCAAGCAGACCGTGGTGTTGTCGGTGTCGCAGGACACCGGCGCGCTCACCAGCGAGCCCGAGGTGGTGCGCGAGGACAACCACGGTCACGCCTGGTCGCTGCAGCTCTCCCCCGACGGCAACATCTGGGCCGGCACGGTCAACCGCAGTTTCGGGGACGCGGGCACCCTCGATGACGTCGTGTTCCCGTTGTTCCCCCAGGGCGGTGGCTTCCCGCGCACCGACGAGGAGAAGACGTAAACCGGCTCCCTCTGCGAAGTCCACCACGTCGAGGACTCCGCGAAAAACCCCCGGACCGCCATCGACGGATTGACCTTCGCCTGCGGACCCCACCACCGACTCATCACCCCCACCGGCTGGCGCACCCGCAAAAACCACGCCGGCGACACCGGATGGATCCCCCCACCCCGCACCGACCGCCCCGGTCCCCGCACCAACACCTTCCACCACCCCGAAAAACTCCTCCACCGCGACAACGACGGCGACGACCCCGACGCGGCCTAGCGGCGGCTCAGCTACACGCGGCCAGCACCAGCTCACGCACCCGGGCGGCGTCGGCCTGTCCCTTGGTGGCCTTCATCACCGCGCCGACGATCGCGCCGGCGGCCTGCACCTTGCCGCCCCGGATCTTGTCGACCACGTCGGGGTTGGCGGCCAGCGCCTCGTCGACGGCCGCCTGGATCACCGAATCGTCGCGCACCACTTCCAGCCCGCGGTCGGTCATCACCTGCTCGGGCTCACCCTCACCGGCGAGCACCCCCTCAACGACCTGACGGGCCAGCTTGTTCGACAACGTGCCCGCGTCGACCAGCGCGACCACCTCGGCGACCTGGGCGGGGCTGATCGGCAGCGCCTCCAGATCGACGCCGGCCTCGTTGGCCTTTTGCACCAGGAAGTTCCCCCACCACGCGCGCGCCGAGTCGCTGGACGCACCGGCGGCCACCGTGGCGGCCACCAGCTCGACCGCGCCGGCGTTGACCAGGTCGCGCATCACCT
This sequence is a window from Mycolicibacillus parakoreensis. Protein-coding genes within it:
- a CDS encoding HNH endonuclease, which codes for MTFACGPHHRLITPTGWRTRKNHAGDTGWIPPPRTDRPGPRTNTFHHPEKLLHRDNDGDDPDAA